The Humulus lupulus chromosome 3, drHumLupu1.1, whole genome shotgun sequence genome window below encodes:
- the LOC133825881 gene encoding cytosolic sulfotransferase 15-like, producing the protein MAKELATQYFSTGNDENDDDEYSLESVISQLPKASGWSKYGISLFQNCWFPSNIIPNITSFQNQFKPKDQDIILASFPKSGTTWLISLLFSILNRNQQYEQHPLLTANPHLLVPSLEFSIYSNPKFHDLSSMPSPRLVSTHMPYASLSDHSTNHCSSKPRIVYVCRNPLDVIVSFWHYANGHPVRHSHELTIGDFVDMFCSGEINFGPYWDHVLGYWKASLEKPEKVLFLKYEDLKEDSVGQAKRVAEFVGLRFSREEESDGVVEQVLEMCSFSKLKDLDVNKHGQFKPNFDNKLFFRKGQVGDWVNHLTPSMADRVNEIIKEKFSGSGLSLIRM; encoded by the coding sequence ATGGCGAAGGAGCTGGCCACCCAATATTTTTCTACAGGGAACGATGAGAATGACGACGATGAATATTCACTAGAATCGGTCATATCTCAGCTACCTAAAGCCAGTGGTTGGTCCAAATATGGTATAAGCTTGTTCCAAAATTGTTGGTTCCCATCCAATATCATCCCCAACATCACCTCCTTCCAAAACCAATTCAAACCCAAAGACCAAGACATAATCCTGGCTTCCTTTCCCAAATCAGGCACCACTTGGCTCATCTCCCTTTTGTTTTCCATTCTCAACCGCAACCAACAGTACGAGCAACACCCCTTGCTCACCGCCAACCCTCACCTCCTCGTGCCTTCGTTAGAGTTCTCGATCTATTCCAATCCCAAGTTCCATGACCTGAGTTCTATGCCGAGCCCTCGTTTGGTGTCCACACACATGCCCTACGCCTCTCTTTCTGATCATTCTACCAACCATTGTTCTTCTAAGCCTCGTATAGTCTACGTTTGCCGAAACCCTCTCGACGTGATCGTGTCTTTCTGGCACTATGCAAACGGTCACCCGGTTCGTCACTCGCACGAGCTGACTATTGGAGATTTTGTGGACATGTTTTGCAGCGGAGAGATCAACTTTGGGCCTTATTGGGACCATGTTTTGGGGTACTGGAAAGCGAGCTTGGAGAAGCCTGAGAAAGTGTTGTttttgaagtatgaggacttgaaAGAGGACTCTGTTGGTCAGGCCAAAAGGGTTGCAGAGTTCGTGGGGCTTCGTTTCTCTCGAGAGGAAGAGAGTGATGGAGTTGTTGAGCAAGTTTTGGAGATGTGTAGTTTTAGTAAACTCAAGGATTTGGATGTGAATAAGCATGGCCAATTTAAGCCTAACTTTGATAATAAACTTTTCTTTAGAAAAGGTCAAGTGGGTGATTGGGTTAACCATCTTACTCCATCTATGGCAGACCGTGTCAACGAGATAATCAAGGAAAAATTTAGTGGTTCTGGTCTGTCATTGATTAGAATGTGA
- the LOC133824885 gene encoding cytosolic sulfotransferase 15-like, producing MAEEDDNDGCLDLVISELPKASGWRKDGLTLYQNCWFPSNIIPNIISFQKQFKAKDKEEDKDIIIMASFQKSGTTWLKSLLFSILNRSQDYSEHHPLLTTNPQALVPSLEFTVYNPNPQMINNIDNNLSSRAMSTHIPYASLPRSITQCCSKYPRIVYISRNPLDVIVSLWHFANAHPDRSRDWTSVGDFVDMFCSGEINFGPYWDHVLGYWKASLERPEKVLFLKYEDLKEDGVGQAKRVAEFVGVPFSREEESGGVVEQVLEMCSFGKLKDLDVNKHGQLRPNFDNKLFFRKGQVGDWVNHLTPSMADRVNEIIKEKFSGSGLSFRNMS from the coding sequence ATGGCGGAGGAAGACGACAACGATGGATGTCTAGATTTGGTTATATCTGAGCTACCCAAAGCGAGTGGTTGGAGAAAAGATGGCTTAACCTTGTACCAAAATTGTTGGTTCCCATCCAATATCATTCCCAACATCATCTCCTTCCAAAAACAGTTCAAAGCCAAAGACAAAGAGGAAGACAAAGACATAATAATCATGGCTTCCTTTCAAAAATCAGGCACCACTTGGCTCAAGTCCCTCTTGTTTTCCATTCTCAACCGCAGCCAAGACTACAGTGAGCACCACCCTTTGCTCACCACTAACCCTCAAGCCCTTGTGCCGTCTTTGGAGTTCACAGTTTATAATCCCAATCCCCAGATGATCAATAATATTGACAACAACTTGAGTAGTAGAGCTATGTCTACACACATTCCCTATGCATCTCTTCCTCGTTCCATAACGCAGTGTTGTTCCAAGTACCCTCGTATCGTTTACATCAGCCGAAACCCTCTCGATGTGATCGTGTCTTTGTGGCATTTTGCGAATGCTCACCCGGACCGCTCGCGCGACTGGACTAGTGTTGGAGATTTTGTGGACATGTTTTGCAGCGGAGAGATCAACTTTGGGCCTTACTGGGACCATGTTTTGGGGTACTGGAAAGCGAGCTTGGAGAGGCCTGAGAAAGTGTTGTttttgaagtatgaggacttgaaAGAGGACGGTGTTGGTCAAGCCAAAAGGGTTGCAGAGTTCGTAGGGGTTCCTTTCTCTCGAGAGGAAGAGAGTGGTGGAGTTGTTGAGCAAGTTTTGGAGATGTGTAGTTTTGGTAAACTCAAGGATTTGGACGTGAATAAGCATGGCCAACTCAGGCCTAACTTTGATAATAAACTCTTCTTTAGAAAAGGTCAAGTGGGTGATTGGGTTAACCATCTTACTCCATCTATGGCAGACCGTGTCAACGAGATAATCAAGGAAAAATTTAGTGGTTCTGGTCTGTCATTCAGAAATATGTCTTAG